From Vibrio artabrorum, a single genomic window includes:
- the purL gene encoding phosphoribosylformylglycinamidine synthase — MRILRGSPALSEFRVNKLLELCRELSLPVTGIYAEFAHFADLTADLDESEVEKLEKLLTYGPTIEEHEPEGLLLLATPRPGTISPWSSKSTDIAHNCGLAKVSRLERGTAFYIETSAELSELQLVELKAILHDRMMEVVFTDFESAAALFTVAEPAPYTEVDLLAGGRKALEKANVTLGLALAEDEIDYLLESFTEKLERNPTDIELMMFAQANSEHCRHKIFNADWTIDGVKQEKSLFKMIKNTFEVTPDNVLSAYKDNAAVMTGSEVGRFFPDPETRQYNYHQEKTHILMKVETHNHPTAISPWPGASTGSGGEIRDEGATGIGGKPKAGLVAFSVSNLKIPNFVQPWETDFGKPSRIVTALDIMLEGPLGGAAFNNEFGRPNLLGYFRTYEEKVNSHAGEEVRGYHKPIMLAGGLGNIRDEHVQKKEIPVGASLIVLGGPAMNIGLGGGAASSMDSGSSSEDLDFASVQRENPEMERRCQEVIDRCWQLGDANPIAFIHDVGAGGISNALPELVDDGERGGIFNLRDVPNDEPGMSPLEIWCNESQERYVMAVADKDMATFDAICKRERAPYAVVGKATEERELKLEDSHFDNTPIDMPMDILLGKTPKMHRDAKTLKANNPAIDRSGIEMNEAVDRVLRLPTVAEKTFLITIGDRSVTGLVARDQMVGPWQVPVANCAVTAASYDSYHGEAMSLGERTPVALLDFGASARLAVGEAITNIAATNIGDIKHIKLSANWMSPAGHPGEDAGLYEAVKAVGEELCPALGLTIPVGKDSMSMKTKWEENGEQKEVTSPLSLVITAFARVEDVRKTITPQLRTDKGDTSLVLIDLGNGKNRLGATALAQVYKQLGDKPADVDNAAQLKGFYEGVQALVANDQVVAYHDKGDGGLLVTLAEMAFAGHCGINADIAALLSASENSEDTLAALFNEELGAVIQVRNDDLDAVLSTLAAHGLDTCSHVIGSVVGEGEASDELVIKSGESVVIERNRTELRTIWAETTHKMQGLRDNPVCADQEHEAKKDNSDPGLNVKLSFDVNEDIAAPYINKGAKPKMAILREQGVNSHVEMAAAFDRAGFEATDIHMSDILTGQAVLEEYNGLVACGGFSYGDVLGAGEGWAKSVLFNDSTRDQFENFFKREDTFSLGVCNGCQMLSNLRELIPGAEYWPRFVRNESERFEARFSLVEVQKSDSVFFNGMEGSRMPIAVSHGEGRVEVRDNDHLNAIENSGTVALRYVDNNGNPTQQYPNNPNGSPNAITGLTTTDGRVTIMMPHPERVFRTVANSWSPEGWGENGAWMRMFQNARKNVG; from the coding sequence ATGAGAATTTTGCGTGGCTCCCCAGCTCTATCTGAGTTTCGTGTTAACAAGCTTTTAGAGCTTTGTCGTGAATTAAGCTTGCCTGTTACAGGTATTTACGCTGAGTTTGCCCACTTTGCTGATCTAACGGCAGACCTAGATGAGTCTGAAGTTGAGAAGCTAGAAAAGCTACTGACTTACGGTCCAACGATTGAAGAGCATGAACCAGAAGGTTTACTGCTACTTGCAACGCCACGCCCTGGCACTATCTCGCCTTGGTCTTCAAAATCAACAGATATCGCACACAACTGTGGACTGGCTAAAGTGTCACGTCTAGAGCGCGGTACTGCTTTCTACATTGAAACCTCTGCTGAACTTTCTGAACTTCAACTTGTTGAGCTAAAAGCCATTCTACACGATCGTATGATGGAAGTGGTTTTCACTGACTTCGAATCAGCGGCGGCGCTGTTCACGGTGGCTGAACCGGCCCCTTATACCGAAGTTGATCTACTGGCTGGCGGACGTAAAGCGCTTGAAAAAGCAAACGTTACCCTAGGTCTTGCACTTGCAGAAGATGAGATTGATTACCTGCTTGAAAGCTTCACTGAAAAACTCGAACGTAATCCGACTGACATTGAATTGATGATGTTTGCACAAGCGAACTCTGAACACTGTCGTCATAAAATCTTTAACGCTGATTGGACTATCGATGGCGTTAAGCAAGAAAAATCATTGTTCAAGATGATTAAAAATACGTTTGAAGTCACCCCTGATAACGTACTGTCGGCTTACAAAGATAACGCAGCAGTCATGACGGGTTCTGAAGTGGGTCGTTTCTTCCCAGATCCAGAAACTCGCCAGTACAACTACCATCAAGAGAAAACACACATATTGATGAAAGTTGAAACGCACAACCACCCAACGGCGATTTCTCCATGGCCGGGTGCATCAACAGGTTCAGGCGGTGAAATCCGTGATGAAGGCGCAACCGGTATTGGTGGTAAGCCAAAAGCGGGTCTTGTGGCGTTCTCTGTATCTAACCTTAAGATCCCGAACTTTGTTCAACCTTGGGAAACTGACTTTGGCAAGCCAAGCCGTATCGTTACTGCTCTGGATATCATGCTTGAAGGTCCTCTTGGTGGCGCGGCATTCAACAACGAATTTGGTCGTCCAAACCTACTTGGCTACTTCCGTACTTACGAAGAGAAAGTCAACTCTCACGCCGGTGAAGAAGTGCGTGGTTACCACAAACCAATCATGCTGGCTGGTGGTCTTGGTAACATCCGTGATGAGCACGTTCAGAAGAAAGAGATCCCAGTAGGAGCAAGCCTAATCGTTCTTGGCGGTCCTGCGATGAACATCGGCCTTGGCGGCGGTGCGGCATCTTCAATGGATTCGGGTTCTTCTTCTGAAGATCTTGATTTCGCTTCTGTACAACGTGAAAACCCAGAAATGGAGCGTCGTTGTCAGGAAGTGATCGACCGTTGTTGGCAGCTAGGTGATGCGAACCCAATCGCATTCATCCACGATGTGGGCGCGGGTGGTATCTCGAATGCACTTCCTGAGCTAGTAGACGATGGTGAGCGTGGCGGTATCTTCAACCTACGTGATGTACCAAACGATGAGCCGGGCATGAGCCCACTTGAGATCTGGTGTAACGAATCTCAAGAGCGTTACGTAATGGCCGTTGCTGATAAAGACATGGCAACATTCGACGCGATTTGTAAGCGTGAACGTGCACCATACGCAGTGGTGGGTAAAGCAACGGAAGAGCGTGAACTTAAACTAGAAGATTCACACTTCGACAACACGCCAATCGACATGCCAATGGACATCCTGTTAGGTAAAACGCCTAAGATGCACCGTGACGCGAAAACGCTAAAAGCAAACAACCCTGCGATTGACCGTTCTGGCATCGAAATGAACGAAGCGGTTGACCGTGTTCTTCGCCTACCAACAGTCGCAGAGAAAACATTCCTTATCACCATCGGTGACCGCTCGGTAACAGGCCTTGTCGCTCGTGACCAAATGGTTGGCCCATGGCAGGTTCCTGTTGCTAACTGTGCGGTAACGGCAGCAAGCTATGACTCTTACCACGGTGAAGCGATGTCTCTTGGTGAGCGTACGCCAGTGGCATTGCTAGACTTCGGCGCATCGGCTCGCCTAGCGGTTGGTGAAGCAATCACAAACATCGCAGCGACTAACATCGGCGATATCAAACACATTAAACTGTCGGCGAACTGGATGTCTCCAGCGGGTCACCCCGGTGAAGATGCCGGTCTTTACGAAGCGGTGAAAGCCGTCGGTGAAGAATTATGTCCAGCACTGGGTCTAACTATCCCTGTGGGTAAAGACTCAATGTCGATGAAGACTAAGTGGGAAGAGAATGGCGAGCAGAAAGAAGTCACGTCTCCGCTATCTCTTGTTATCACTGCGTTCGCACGTGTTGAAGACGTTCGTAAGACGATTACGCCTCAACTGCGCACTGACAAAGGTGACACTTCACTGGTTCTTATCGACCTAGGTAACGGCAAAAACCGTCTAGGTGCGACAGCACTTGCACAGGTTTACAAGCAGCTTGGTGATAAGCCAGCAGACGTAGACAACGCAGCGCAACTAAAAGGTTTCTACGAAGGTGTTCAAGCACTGGTAGCGAACGATCAAGTTGTCGCTTACCACGATAAAGGTGACGGTGGTCTATTGGTAACGCTAGCAGAAATGGCGTTCGCAGGTCACTGTGGTATTAATGCTGATATTGCGGCGCTTTTATCTGCATCAGAGAATAGCGAAGATACGCTTGCGGCACTATTCAACGAAGAGCTCGGTGCTGTCATCCAAGTGCGTAACGATGATTTAGATGCGGTTCTTTCTACTCTTGCGGCTCATGGCCTAGATACGTGTTCACACGTAATTGGCAGCGTTGTTGGTGAAGGGGAAGCGTCTGATGAGCTAGTGATTAAGTCTGGTGAGTCTGTAGTAATTGAACGTAACCGTACTGAACTACGTACTATCTGGGCTGAAACCACGCACAAGATGCAAGGTCTACGTGATAACCCAGTATGTGCAGACCAAGAACACGAAGCGAAGAAAGACAACTCAGACCCAGGTCTGAACGTGAAACTGAGCTTTGACGTAAACGAAGATATCGCTGCTCCTTATATTAATAAAGGCGCGAAACCTAAAATGGCGATTCTACGTGAGCAGGGTGTTAACTCTCACGTTGAAATGGCAGCAGCATTTGACCGTGCAGGCTTCGAAGCAACCGACATTCACATGAGCGATATCCTCACGGGTCAAGCAGTTCTAGAAGAGTACAACGGCCTTGTGGCTTGTGGTGGTTTCTCTTACGGTGACGTACTAGGCGCGGGTGAAGGTTGGGCTAAGTCGGTTCTGTTTAACGATTCGACTCGTGACCAGTTTGAAAACTTCTTCAAACGTGAAGATACCTTCTCTCTCGGTGTGTGTAACGGTTGTCAGATGTTGTCAAACCTGCGTGAACTTATCCCGGGTGCAGAGTACTGGCCACGTTTTGTTCGCAATGAATCTGAGCGTTTCGAAGCGCGTTTCAGCCTAGTTGAGGTTCAGAAGTCTGACTCTGTCTTCTTCAACGGCATGGAAGGCTCTCGTATGCCAATCGCCGTTTCTCACGGTGAAGGCCGCGTAGAAGTGCGTGACAACGACCACCTAAACGCGATAGAAAACTCAGGTACGGTTGCT